In the genome of Ananas comosus cultivar F153 linkage group 11, ASM154086v1, whole genome shotgun sequence, one region contains:
- the LOC109717507 gene encoding uncharacterized protein At4g18490 isoform X1 has protein sequence MAESHKGISSTANMKNRRALLDEDFGKDFLTSWNLSRLGKDGLTFDVETVSQSGKKFNFDKLVDFELGSNFDKLSSFKLEMPDLVFSTPFKKAEKENEKSSDEFVPGKKESKKDKFAFDFDFNELGKFDLGLKLLTGEKEATDRSTKCPEDIGTNSSISQDKGTNKVGNSGMNMDILQSNENKAPSETENLSTSRPTKLIGQGMAKTAGYSRSLKLTFDDIPQEVDPSATMHSIMTKENKEETTQFSKENKEQPVATHNARSSVENAAQGSTLLSASSDVSAPPTAYYSEELSMLDLIDPNLVGGQDNSMESNDSRHQRPEGKTEPPTTERVYRKYDRNVNECGRESVSHNESSEGSKDVSGTSATDVLQRSFCGTKVGGDGGEKKILSPNLLPSPMHRNFASLKSIATKERGSSSSLSLKPLNAPLTRKSSFLKSHQKPAKGASLCTANDKSDKEHSTDSFHLPSFNLLSRADTGSSSTKSGTSNLVSSCTHLKNPEVISSEVQHTAMKDIKHTLLSSMMSSRVAKLNGNIPSSTMRIEAKSVKFSEGNQDAPQNAISSKPYSPNKEKHVPLSPLLKRKTLEFVYRCQGSVTDLKALNPLKRIMESPAEQRKSPNISSKSASDLVPVTESQKALTDNTVTSTGLNVMGSISDFEMPSLVENDVNVEKAEACAKELDDICNMLKKKHEEAKELLVRAIVNNNALLMLNHPIYQTCDSFTNRTSAPFRGLLPVCTPRTTLFELVSEQPTNPVPTSVVSNFSFGEKFPTIHLITDLLRFFWVVFLFIIFLSSLSFFQNQS, from the exons ATGGCAGAATCACATAAGGGTATTTCTTCAACTGCTAATATGAAGAATAGAAGAGCATTACTTG ATGAAGATTTTGGAAAGGACTTTCTTACAAGCTGGAATTTGTCTAGACTGGGAAAAGATGGACTCACCTTTGATGTTGAAACAGTTTCACAGAGCGGCAAAAAGTTCAATTTTGATAAACT GGTCGACTTCGAGCTTGGTAGTAACTTTGACAAGCTATCATCTTTCAAACTGGAGATGCCTGATCTGGTCTTTTCCACTCCATTCAAGAAGGCAGAGAAGGAAAATGAGAAGTCTTCTGATGAATTTGTTCCGGGAAAAAAAGAATCCAAAAAAGACAAGTTTgcctttgattttgattttaatga ATTGGGTAAGTTTGATCTTGGCTTAAAACTTCTGACTGGAGAAAAGGAAGCTACTGATCGCTCCACTAAATGCCCAGAAGATATTGGTACCAATTCTTCTATTAGTCAGGACAAGGGTACGAATAAGGTAGGCAATTCAGGCATGAACATGGATATCCTTCAGAGTAATGAGAATAAGGCACCTTCCGAAACAGAGAATCTATCCACTTCAAGGCCTACTAAATTGATAGGGCAAGGGATGGCAAAGACTGCTGGTTATTCACGTTCTTTGAAGCTGACGTTTGATGATATTCCCCAGGAAGTAGATCCGTCTGCTACGATGCATTCCATCatgacaaaagaaaataaagaagaaactACTCAGTTCAGCAAGGAAAATAAAGAGCAACCAGTTGCAACACACAATGCAAGATCATCTGTTGAGAATGCCGCACAGGGTTCCACACTTCTATCTGCATCTAGTGATGTTTCAGCCCCGCCAACAGCTTATTACTCTGAAGAGCTTTCTATGTTGGATCTTATTGACCCAAATCTGGTTGGTGGACAAGATAATAGCATGGAATCAAATGATTCAAGACACCAGAGGCCAGAAGGTAAAACAGAACCACCAACCACTGAAAGAGTGTATCGGAAATATGATAGGAACGTAAATGAGTGTGGTAGAGAAAGCGTATCTCATAATGAATCATCTGAAGGGTCCAAAGATGTTTCCGGTACCTCTGCTACAGATGTCTTACAGAGAAGTTTTTGTGGAACAAAGGTTGGCGGGGATGGTGgagagaagaaaattttgagtcCAAATCTTCTTCCATCACCAATGCACAG AAATTTTGCATCTCTTAAGTCCATCgcaacaaaagaaagaggatCCTCTTCTTCCCTATCACTTAAGCCTCTTAATGCGCCACTAACTCGAAAGAGCAGTTTCCTGAAGTCACATCAGAAACCTGCAAAAGGGGCATCCCTTTGCACTGCAAATGACAAAAGCGATAAAGAGCACAGCACTGATAG TTTCCATCTTCCATCTTTCAACTTGCTTTCACGGGCTGATACTGGCAGTAGCAGTACTAAGAGTGGCACTTCCAACCTTGTTTCAAGCTGCACACACCTTAAAAACCCCGAGGTCATTTCTTCCGAAGTGCAACATACTGCTATGAAGGATATAAAACATACTCTGCTTTCTAGCATGATGTCCTCAAG AGTTGCGAAACTAAATGGCAACATTCCAAGTTCTACAATGCGAATAGAAGCAAAATCAGTTAAGTTCTCAGAGGGGAACCAAGATGCTCCTCAGAATGCAATATCTAGCAAGCCCTACTCaccaaacaaagaaaaacaTGTACCCCTGAGCCCACTTTTGAAGAGAAAGACTCTAGAG TTTGTGTATCGTTGCCAGGGATCAGTAACAGATTTAAAGGCTCTTAATCCATTGAAACGCATCATGGAGTCTCCTGCTGAACAAAG GAAATCACCGAACATTAGCTCAAAATCTGCTAGTGATTTG GTTCCAGTAACTGAAAGTCAGAAAGCTTTAACTGATAATACTGTTACTTCAACTGGTCTTAATGTGATGGGGAGCATCTCAGACTTTGAAATGCCTTCACTTGttgaaaatgatgtaaatgtggAAAAAGCTGAAGCTTGTGCAAAAGAGCTTGATGAT ATATGCAACATGCTGAAAAAGAAGCACGAGGAAGCTAAAGAATTGCTTGTTCGAGCTATTGTAAACAACAATGCATTGCTGATGTTAAACCATCCCAT ATATCAAACTTGTGATTCCTTCACCAACAGAACATCCGCGCCCTTCAGAGGTTTGCTACCAGTCTGCACTCCAAGGACTACTCTTTTTGAACTAGTCAGTGAACAACCAACTAATCCAGT CCCTACTTCAGTTGTTTCCAACTTTTCTTTTGGGGAGAAATTTCCAACCATTCATCTCATCACTGATTTGTTGCGCTTCTTCTGGGTAGTATTTCTCTTCATCATTTTCCTATCCTCTCTATCATTCTTCCAAAATCAATCATAA
- the LOC109717507 gene encoding uncharacterized protein At4g18490 isoform X5, with amino-acid sequence MAESHKGISSTANMKNRRALLDEDFGKDFLTSWNLSRLGKDGLTFDVETVSQSGKKFNFDKLVDFELGSNFDKLSSFKLEMPDLVFSTPFKKAEKENEKSSDEFVPGKKESKKDKFAFDFDFNELGKFDLGLKLLTGEKEATDRSTKCPEDIGTNSSISQDKGTNKVGNSGMNMDILQSNENKAPSETENLSTSRPTKLIGQGMAKTAGYSRSLKLTFDDIPQEVDPSATMHSIMTKENKEETTQFSKENKEQPVATHNARSSVENAAQGSTLLSASSDVSAPPTAYYSEELSMLDLIDPNLVGGQDNSMESNDSRHQRPEGKTEPPTTERVYRKYDRNVNECGRESVSHNESSEGSKDVSGTSATDVLQRSFCGTKVGGDGGEKKILSPNLLPSPMHRNFASLKSIATKERGSSSSLSLKPLNAPLTRKSSFLKSHQKPAKGASLCTANDKSDKEHSTDSFHLPSFNLLSRADTGSSSTKSGTSNLVSSCTHLKNPEVISSEVQHTAMKDIKHTLLSSMMSSRVAKLNGNIPSSTMRIEAKSVKFSEGNQDAPQNAISSKPYSPNKEKHVPLSPLLKRKTLEFVYRCQGSVTDLKALNPLKRIMESPAEQRKSPNISSKSASDLVPVTESQKALTDNTVTSTGLNVMGSISDFEMPSLVENDVNVEKAEACAKELDDICNMLKKKHEEAKELLVRAIVNNNALLMLNHPIYQTCDSFTNRTSAPFRGLLPVCTPRTTLFELVSEQPTNPVPIVGPQGAHECV; translated from the exons ATGGCAGAATCACATAAGGGTATTTCTTCAACTGCTAATATGAAGAATAGAAGAGCATTACTTG ATGAAGATTTTGGAAAGGACTTTCTTACAAGCTGGAATTTGTCTAGACTGGGAAAAGATGGACTCACCTTTGATGTTGAAACAGTTTCACAGAGCGGCAAAAAGTTCAATTTTGATAAACT GGTCGACTTCGAGCTTGGTAGTAACTTTGACAAGCTATCATCTTTCAAACTGGAGATGCCTGATCTGGTCTTTTCCACTCCATTCAAGAAGGCAGAGAAGGAAAATGAGAAGTCTTCTGATGAATTTGTTCCGGGAAAAAAAGAATCCAAAAAAGACAAGTTTgcctttgattttgattttaatga ATTGGGTAAGTTTGATCTTGGCTTAAAACTTCTGACTGGAGAAAAGGAAGCTACTGATCGCTCCACTAAATGCCCAGAAGATATTGGTACCAATTCTTCTATTAGTCAGGACAAGGGTACGAATAAGGTAGGCAATTCAGGCATGAACATGGATATCCTTCAGAGTAATGAGAATAAGGCACCTTCCGAAACAGAGAATCTATCCACTTCAAGGCCTACTAAATTGATAGGGCAAGGGATGGCAAAGACTGCTGGTTATTCACGTTCTTTGAAGCTGACGTTTGATGATATTCCCCAGGAAGTAGATCCGTCTGCTACGATGCATTCCATCatgacaaaagaaaataaagaagaaactACTCAGTTCAGCAAGGAAAATAAAGAGCAACCAGTTGCAACACACAATGCAAGATCATCTGTTGAGAATGCCGCACAGGGTTCCACACTTCTATCTGCATCTAGTGATGTTTCAGCCCCGCCAACAGCTTATTACTCTGAAGAGCTTTCTATGTTGGATCTTATTGACCCAAATCTGGTTGGTGGACAAGATAATAGCATGGAATCAAATGATTCAAGACACCAGAGGCCAGAAGGTAAAACAGAACCACCAACCACTGAAAGAGTGTATCGGAAATATGATAGGAACGTAAATGAGTGTGGTAGAGAAAGCGTATCTCATAATGAATCATCTGAAGGGTCCAAAGATGTTTCCGGTACCTCTGCTACAGATGTCTTACAGAGAAGTTTTTGTGGAACAAAGGTTGGCGGGGATGGTGgagagaagaaaattttgagtcCAAATCTTCTTCCATCACCAATGCACAG AAATTTTGCATCTCTTAAGTCCATCgcaacaaaagaaagaggatCCTCTTCTTCCCTATCACTTAAGCCTCTTAATGCGCCACTAACTCGAAAGAGCAGTTTCCTGAAGTCACATCAGAAACCTGCAAAAGGGGCATCCCTTTGCACTGCAAATGACAAAAGCGATAAAGAGCACAGCACTGATAG TTTCCATCTTCCATCTTTCAACTTGCTTTCACGGGCTGATACTGGCAGTAGCAGTACTAAGAGTGGCACTTCCAACCTTGTTTCAAGCTGCACACACCTTAAAAACCCCGAGGTCATTTCTTCCGAAGTGCAACATACTGCTATGAAGGATATAAAACATACTCTGCTTTCTAGCATGATGTCCTCAAG AGTTGCGAAACTAAATGGCAACATTCCAAGTTCTACAATGCGAATAGAAGCAAAATCAGTTAAGTTCTCAGAGGGGAACCAAGATGCTCCTCAGAATGCAATATCTAGCAAGCCCTACTCaccaaacaaagaaaaacaTGTACCCCTGAGCCCACTTTTGAAGAGAAAGACTCTAGAG TTTGTGTATCGTTGCCAGGGATCAGTAACAGATTTAAAGGCTCTTAATCCATTGAAACGCATCATGGAGTCTCCTGCTGAACAAAG GAAATCACCGAACATTAGCTCAAAATCTGCTAGTGATTTG GTTCCAGTAACTGAAAGTCAGAAAGCTTTAACTGATAATACTGTTACTTCAACTGGTCTTAATGTGATGGGGAGCATCTCAGACTTTGAAATGCCTTCACTTGttgaaaatgatgtaaatgtggAAAAAGCTGAAGCTTGTGCAAAAGAGCTTGATGAT ATATGCAACATGCTGAAAAAGAAGCACGAGGAAGCTAAAGAATTGCTTGTTCGAGCTATTGTAAACAACAATGCATTGCTGATGTTAAACCATCCCAT ATATCAAACTTGTGATTCCTTCACCAACAGAACATCCGCGCCCTTCAGAGGTTTGCTACCAGTCTGCACTCCAAGGACTACTCTTTTTGAACTAGTCAGTGAACAACCAACTAATCCAGT CCCGATTGTTGGACCGCAAGGAGCTCATGAATGCGTCTGA
- the LOC109717507 gene encoding uncharacterized protein At4g18490 isoform X2, giving the protein MAESHKGISSTANMKNRRALLDEDFGKDFLTSWNLSRLGKDGLTFDVETVSQSGKKFNFDKLVDFELGSNFDKLSSFKLEMPDLVFSTPFKKAEKENEKSSDEFVPGKKESKKDKFAFDFDFNELGKFDLGLKLLTGEKEATDRSTKCPEDIGTNSSISQDKGTNKVGNSGMNMDILQSNENKAPSETENLSTSRPTKLIGQGMAKTAGYSRSLKLTFDDIPQEVDPSATMHSIMTKENKEETTQFSKENKEQPVATHNARSSVENAAQGSTLLSASSDVSAPPTAYYSEELSMLDLIDPNLVGGQDNSMESNDSRHQRPEGKTEPPTTERVYRKYDRNVNECGRESVSHNESSEGSKDVSGTSATDVLQRSFCGTKVGGDGGEKKILSPNLLPSPMHRNFASLKSIATKERGSSSSLSLKPLNAPLTRKSSFLKSHQKPAKGASLCTANDKSDKEHSTDSFHLPSFNLLSRADTGSSSTKSGTSNLVSSCTHLKNPEVISSEVQHTAMKDIKHTLLSSMMSSRVAKLNGNIPSSTMRIEAKSVKFSEGNQDAPQNAISSKPYSPNKEKHVPLSPLLKRKTLEGSVTDLKALNPLKRIMESPAEQRKSPNISSKSASDLVPVTESQKALTDNTVTSTGLNVMGSISDFEMPSLVENDVNVEKAEACAKELDDICNMLKKKHEEAKELLVRAIVNNNALLMLNHPIYQTCDSFTNRTSAPFRGLLPVCTPRTTLFELVSEQPTNPVPTSVVSNFSFGEKFPTIHLITDLLRFFWVVFLFIIFLSSLSFFQNQS; this is encoded by the exons ATGGCAGAATCACATAAGGGTATTTCTTCAACTGCTAATATGAAGAATAGAAGAGCATTACTTG ATGAAGATTTTGGAAAGGACTTTCTTACAAGCTGGAATTTGTCTAGACTGGGAAAAGATGGACTCACCTTTGATGTTGAAACAGTTTCACAGAGCGGCAAAAAGTTCAATTTTGATAAACT GGTCGACTTCGAGCTTGGTAGTAACTTTGACAAGCTATCATCTTTCAAACTGGAGATGCCTGATCTGGTCTTTTCCACTCCATTCAAGAAGGCAGAGAAGGAAAATGAGAAGTCTTCTGATGAATTTGTTCCGGGAAAAAAAGAATCCAAAAAAGACAAGTTTgcctttgattttgattttaatga ATTGGGTAAGTTTGATCTTGGCTTAAAACTTCTGACTGGAGAAAAGGAAGCTACTGATCGCTCCACTAAATGCCCAGAAGATATTGGTACCAATTCTTCTATTAGTCAGGACAAGGGTACGAATAAGGTAGGCAATTCAGGCATGAACATGGATATCCTTCAGAGTAATGAGAATAAGGCACCTTCCGAAACAGAGAATCTATCCACTTCAAGGCCTACTAAATTGATAGGGCAAGGGATGGCAAAGACTGCTGGTTATTCACGTTCTTTGAAGCTGACGTTTGATGATATTCCCCAGGAAGTAGATCCGTCTGCTACGATGCATTCCATCatgacaaaagaaaataaagaagaaactACTCAGTTCAGCAAGGAAAATAAAGAGCAACCAGTTGCAACACACAATGCAAGATCATCTGTTGAGAATGCCGCACAGGGTTCCACACTTCTATCTGCATCTAGTGATGTTTCAGCCCCGCCAACAGCTTATTACTCTGAAGAGCTTTCTATGTTGGATCTTATTGACCCAAATCTGGTTGGTGGACAAGATAATAGCATGGAATCAAATGATTCAAGACACCAGAGGCCAGAAGGTAAAACAGAACCACCAACCACTGAAAGAGTGTATCGGAAATATGATAGGAACGTAAATGAGTGTGGTAGAGAAAGCGTATCTCATAATGAATCATCTGAAGGGTCCAAAGATGTTTCCGGTACCTCTGCTACAGATGTCTTACAGAGAAGTTTTTGTGGAACAAAGGTTGGCGGGGATGGTGgagagaagaaaattttgagtcCAAATCTTCTTCCATCACCAATGCACAG AAATTTTGCATCTCTTAAGTCCATCgcaacaaaagaaagaggatCCTCTTCTTCCCTATCACTTAAGCCTCTTAATGCGCCACTAACTCGAAAGAGCAGTTTCCTGAAGTCACATCAGAAACCTGCAAAAGGGGCATCCCTTTGCACTGCAAATGACAAAAGCGATAAAGAGCACAGCACTGATAG TTTCCATCTTCCATCTTTCAACTTGCTTTCACGGGCTGATACTGGCAGTAGCAGTACTAAGAGTGGCACTTCCAACCTTGTTTCAAGCTGCACACACCTTAAAAACCCCGAGGTCATTTCTTCCGAAGTGCAACATACTGCTATGAAGGATATAAAACATACTCTGCTTTCTAGCATGATGTCCTCAAG AGTTGCGAAACTAAATGGCAACATTCCAAGTTCTACAATGCGAATAGAAGCAAAATCAGTTAAGTTCTCAGAGGGGAACCAAGATGCTCCTCAGAATGCAATATCTAGCAAGCCCTACTCaccaaacaaagaaaaacaTGTACCCCTGAGCCCACTTTTGAAGAGAAAGACTCTAGAG GGATCAGTAACAGATTTAAAGGCTCTTAATCCATTGAAACGCATCATGGAGTCTCCTGCTGAACAAAG GAAATCACCGAACATTAGCTCAAAATCTGCTAGTGATTTG GTTCCAGTAACTGAAAGTCAGAAAGCTTTAACTGATAATACTGTTACTTCAACTGGTCTTAATGTGATGGGGAGCATCTCAGACTTTGAAATGCCTTCACTTGttgaaaatgatgtaaatgtggAAAAAGCTGAAGCTTGTGCAAAAGAGCTTGATGAT ATATGCAACATGCTGAAAAAGAAGCACGAGGAAGCTAAAGAATTGCTTGTTCGAGCTATTGTAAACAACAATGCATTGCTGATGTTAAACCATCCCAT ATATCAAACTTGTGATTCCTTCACCAACAGAACATCCGCGCCCTTCAGAGGTTTGCTACCAGTCTGCACTCCAAGGACTACTCTTTTTGAACTAGTCAGTGAACAACCAACTAATCCAGT CCCTACTTCAGTTGTTTCCAACTTTTCTTTTGGGGAGAAATTTCCAACCATTCATCTCATCACTGATTTGTTGCGCTTCTTCTGGGTAGTATTTCTCTTCATCATTTTCCTATCCTCTCTATCATTCTTCCAAAATCAATCATAA
- the LOC109717507 gene encoding uncharacterized protein At4g18490 isoform X4 — MAESHKDEDFGKDFLTSWNLSRLGKDGLTFDVETVSQSGKKFNFDKLVDFELGSNFDKLSSFKLEMPDLVFSTPFKKAEKENEKSSDEFVPGKKESKKDKFAFDFDFNELGKFDLGLKLLTGEKEATDRSTKCPEDIGTNSSISQDKGTNKVGNSGMNMDILQSNENKAPSETENLSTSRPTKLIGQGMAKTAGYSRSLKLTFDDIPQEVDPSATMHSIMTKENKEETTQFSKENKEQPVATHNARSSVENAAQGSTLLSASSDVSAPPTAYYSEELSMLDLIDPNLVGGQDNSMESNDSRHQRPEGKTEPPTTERVYRKYDRNVNECGRESVSHNESSEGSKDVSGTSATDVLQRSFCGTKVGGDGGEKKILSPNLLPSPMHRNFASLKSIATKERGSSSSLSLKPLNAPLTRKSSFLKSHQKPAKGASLCTANDKSDKEHSTDSFHLPSFNLLSRADTGSSSTKSGTSNLVSSCTHLKNPEVISSEVQHTAMKDIKHTLLSSMMSSRVAKLNGNIPSSTMRIEAKSVKFSEGNQDAPQNAISSKPYSPNKEKHVPLSPLLKRKTLEFVYRCQGSVTDLKALNPLKRIMESPAEQRKSPNISSKSASDLVPVTESQKALTDNTVTSTGLNVMGSISDFEMPSLVENDVNVEKAEACAKELDDICNMLKKKHEEAKELLVRAIVNNNALLMLNHPIYQTCDSFTNRTSAPFRGLLPVCTPRTTLFELVSEQPTNPVPTSVVSNFSFGEKFPTIHLITDLLRFFWVVFLFIIFLSSLSFFQNQS, encoded by the exons ATGGCAGAATCACATAAGG ATGAAGATTTTGGAAAGGACTTTCTTACAAGCTGGAATTTGTCTAGACTGGGAAAAGATGGACTCACCTTTGATGTTGAAACAGTTTCACAGAGCGGCAAAAAGTTCAATTTTGATAAACT GGTCGACTTCGAGCTTGGTAGTAACTTTGACAAGCTATCATCTTTCAAACTGGAGATGCCTGATCTGGTCTTTTCCACTCCATTCAAGAAGGCAGAGAAGGAAAATGAGAAGTCTTCTGATGAATTTGTTCCGGGAAAAAAAGAATCCAAAAAAGACAAGTTTgcctttgattttgattttaatga ATTGGGTAAGTTTGATCTTGGCTTAAAACTTCTGACTGGAGAAAAGGAAGCTACTGATCGCTCCACTAAATGCCCAGAAGATATTGGTACCAATTCTTCTATTAGTCAGGACAAGGGTACGAATAAGGTAGGCAATTCAGGCATGAACATGGATATCCTTCAGAGTAATGAGAATAAGGCACCTTCCGAAACAGAGAATCTATCCACTTCAAGGCCTACTAAATTGATAGGGCAAGGGATGGCAAAGACTGCTGGTTATTCACGTTCTTTGAAGCTGACGTTTGATGATATTCCCCAGGAAGTAGATCCGTCTGCTACGATGCATTCCATCatgacaaaagaaaataaagaagaaactACTCAGTTCAGCAAGGAAAATAAAGAGCAACCAGTTGCAACACACAATGCAAGATCATCTGTTGAGAATGCCGCACAGGGTTCCACACTTCTATCTGCATCTAGTGATGTTTCAGCCCCGCCAACAGCTTATTACTCTGAAGAGCTTTCTATGTTGGATCTTATTGACCCAAATCTGGTTGGTGGACAAGATAATAGCATGGAATCAAATGATTCAAGACACCAGAGGCCAGAAGGTAAAACAGAACCACCAACCACTGAAAGAGTGTATCGGAAATATGATAGGAACGTAAATGAGTGTGGTAGAGAAAGCGTATCTCATAATGAATCATCTGAAGGGTCCAAAGATGTTTCCGGTACCTCTGCTACAGATGTCTTACAGAGAAGTTTTTGTGGAACAAAGGTTGGCGGGGATGGTGgagagaagaaaattttgagtcCAAATCTTCTTCCATCACCAATGCACAG AAATTTTGCATCTCTTAAGTCCATCgcaacaaaagaaagaggatCCTCTTCTTCCCTATCACTTAAGCCTCTTAATGCGCCACTAACTCGAAAGAGCAGTTTCCTGAAGTCACATCAGAAACCTGCAAAAGGGGCATCCCTTTGCACTGCAAATGACAAAAGCGATAAAGAGCACAGCACTGATAG TTTCCATCTTCCATCTTTCAACTTGCTTTCACGGGCTGATACTGGCAGTAGCAGTACTAAGAGTGGCACTTCCAACCTTGTTTCAAGCTGCACACACCTTAAAAACCCCGAGGTCATTTCTTCCGAAGTGCAACATACTGCTATGAAGGATATAAAACATACTCTGCTTTCTAGCATGATGTCCTCAAG AGTTGCGAAACTAAATGGCAACATTCCAAGTTCTACAATGCGAATAGAAGCAAAATCAGTTAAGTTCTCAGAGGGGAACCAAGATGCTCCTCAGAATGCAATATCTAGCAAGCCCTACTCaccaaacaaagaaaaacaTGTACCCCTGAGCCCACTTTTGAAGAGAAAGACTCTAGAG TTTGTGTATCGTTGCCAGGGATCAGTAACAGATTTAAAGGCTCTTAATCCATTGAAACGCATCATGGAGTCTCCTGCTGAACAAAG GAAATCACCGAACATTAGCTCAAAATCTGCTAGTGATTTG GTTCCAGTAACTGAAAGTCAGAAAGCTTTAACTGATAATACTGTTACTTCAACTGGTCTTAATGTGATGGGGAGCATCTCAGACTTTGAAATGCCTTCACTTGttgaaaatgatgtaaatgtggAAAAAGCTGAAGCTTGTGCAAAAGAGCTTGATGAT ATATGCAACATGCTGAAAAAGAAGCACGAGGAAGCTAAAGAATTGCTTGTTCGAGCTATTGTAAACAACAATGCATTGCTGATGTTAAACCATCCCAT ATATCAAACTTGTGATTCCTTCACCAACAGAACATCCGCGCCCTTCAGAGGTTTGCTACCAGTCTGCACTCCAAGGACTACTCTTTTTGAACTAGTCAGTGAACAACCAACTAATCCAGT CCCTACTTCAGTTGTTTCCAACTTTTCTTTTGGGGAGAAATTTCCAACCATTCATCTCATCACTGATTTGTTGCGCTTCTTCTGGGTAGTATTTCTCTTCATCATTTTCCTATCCTCTCTATCATTCTTCCAAAATCAATCATAA